A single region of the Melopsittacus undulatus isolate bMelUnd1 chromosome 10, bMelUnd1.mat.Z, whole genome shotgun sequence genome encodes:
- the LEAP2 gene encoding liver-expressed antimicrobial peptide 2, with translation MHCWKMLVVTLLCSLLLCQTHCASLSQPEPQLVRERRMTPFWRGVSLRPVGASCRDNSECITMLCRKNRCFLTTAAE, from the exons ATGCACTGTTGGAAAATGCTGGTGGTCACCTTgctctgctcactgctgctctgtcaG ACACACTGTGCTTCCTTGAGCCAACCAGAGCCTCAGCTGGTGAGAGAGAGGAGGATGACACCCTTCTGGAGAGGCGTCTCGCTGAGACCTGTTGGAGCCTCGTGCAGGGACAACAGTGAATGCATTACAATGCTCTGCAG gaagAACCGCTGCTTCCTGACAACAGCCGCTGAGTGA
- the UQCRQ gene encoding cytochrome b-c1 complex subunit 8, translating into MGIHFGNLARVRHIITYSLSPFEQRAFPNVFSHGVPNVWRRFSSQVFKVVPPFVAAYLLYSWGTQEFERLKRKNPADYENDQ; encoded by the exons ATGGGGATCCACTTCGGGAACCTGGCGCGGGTCCGCCACATCATCACCTACAGCCTGTCTCCGTTCGAGCAGCGCGCCTTCCCCAACGTCTTCTCGCACGGGGTGCCCAACGTGTGGCGCCGGTTCAGCTCCCAGGTCTTCAAGGTGGTGCCCC ccttCGTGGCAGCCTATCTCCTGTATTCCTGGGGAACCCAAGAGTTTGAGAGGCTGAAGAGGAAGAACCCCGCTGACTATGAAAACGACCAGTGA
- the GDF9 gene encoding growth/differentiation factor 9 — protein sequence MAGTWRICVCFYCCLHWLSFSIQGSPHSRARVASEDTSSELNPWLWLPKGVRRGYALLPPLLKVLSDREHQVWESEAPRLQPDSRALRYMKRLYKMFATKEGIPKANKSHLYNTVRLFTPCSECKQRPRALMKGDIHLLDLFFNLDRVTGLEHLLKSVLLYSFDTSVPISSSVTCMCHLFVQEHDLAGQVCPSVSHAVAFSLHFEVRKHKWVEIDVTSFLQPLIATNRRNIHMAVNFTCLMGDPQQSTNLENPVNMALVPPSLLLYLNDTSEQAYHRWNSLRHRRKIPVRPRQRNSLLGDPLGDKGKETSEGKRASRRRRDGNGKDAPATSPSDLSEYFKQFLFPQNECELHNFRLSFSQLKWDKWIIAPHRYSPQYCKGDCPRVVGHRYGSAVHTMVQNIIYEKLDPSVPKPSCVPAEYSPLSVLTIEPDGSIVYKEYEDMIATKCTCR from the exons ATGGCGGGTACCTGGAGAATCTGTGTTTGCTTCTACTGCTGCCTTCACTGGCTTTCTTTTAGCATCCAGGGCTCCCCTCACTCCAGGGCACGCGTAGCCTCTGAGGACACCAGCAGCGAGCTCAATCcgtggctgtggctgcccaaaGGTGTCAGACGTGGCTATGccctcctgcctcccctcctcaAGGTGCTGTCGGACCGGGAGCACCAGGTCTGGGAAAGTGAGGCCCCCAGGCTGCAGCCGGACTCCAGAGCCCTTCGGTACATGAAGAGGCTGTATAAGATGTTTGCTACCAAGGAGGGAATCCCAAAAGCTAACAAAAGCCACCTCTATAACACTGTCCGGCTTTTCACTCCCTGTTCTGAATGCAAGCAGCGCCCCAGGGCCCTGATGAAAG GAGACATTCACCTGCTGGATTTATTCTTCAACCTGGATCGTGTCACTGGTCTCGAACACTTGCTCAAGTCTGTCCTGCTCTACTCCTTTGACACCTCAGTTCCTATCTCCTCTTCAGTTACGTGCATGTGCCATTTATTTGTCCAGGAGCATGATCTTGCTGGCCAGGTCTGCCCCAGCGTTTCACATGCTGTAGCTTTTAGCCTGCACTTTGaagtcagaaaacacaagtgggTTGAGATTGATGTGACTTCTTTTCTCCAGCCCCTAATCGCTACTAACAGGAGGAATATTCACATGGCTGTGAACTTCACTTGTCTGATGGGTGATCCACAACAGAGCACTAACCTGGAAAATCCTGTTAACATGGCACTGGTTCCCCCTTCTCTTCTTCTTTACCTGAATGATACCAGTGAGCAAGCTTACCACAGGTGGAACTCACTGAGGCACAGAAGGAAAATCCCAGTGCGGCCCAGGCAAAGGAACAGTCTGCTTGGTGACCCTTTGGgtgacaaaggaaaagagacttCAGAGGGCAAAAGGGCCTCTCGACGGCggagagatgggaatgggaaagatGCACCAGCGACTTCACCCTCTGATCTGAGTGAGTACTTCAAACAGTTCCTGTTCCCTCAAAACGAGTGTGAGCTTCACAACTTCCGCCTGAGTTTTAGCCAGCTCAAATGGGACAAATGGATCATAGCACCACACAGGTACAGCCCCCAATACTGCAAAGGTGACTGCCCGAGGGTCGTTGGGCACCGTTACGGCTCTGCTGTGCACACCATGGTACAGAACATCATCTATGAGAAACTGGACCCGTCTGTCCCGAAGCCCTCCTGTGTTCCTGCCGAGTACAGCCCACTGAGCGTCCTAACCATAGAGCCTGATGGCTCCATCGTCTACAAAGAGTATGAAGACATGATAGCTACTAAATGCACTTGCCGGTAG